The Deltaproteobacteria bacterium genome has a segment encoding these proteins:
- a CDS encoding ferritin-like domain-containing protein produces the protein MGSLWKRILGEEEEGSGDRPGLTGEDYVRVSELMLFNRNLVEALKHEQMGIALYTRYLQEAHDKEGREMYQKLIDEEIRHLRMVEEEIEEHKRKGYWS, from the coding sequence ATGGGATCGTTATGGAAGAGGATACTGGGCGAAGAAGAAGAGGGATCCGGCGACCGTCCGGGGCTGACCGGAGAGGATTACGTACGGGTATCCGAACTTATGCTGTTCAACCGCAACCTGGTCGAGGCGCTGAAGCACGAACAGATGGGGATCGCGCTCTACACCCGGTATCTCCAGGAAGCCCATGACAAGGAAGGGCGGGAAATGTACCAAAAACTGATAGACGAGGAAATCCGGCACCTCCGGATGGTGGAGGAGGAAATCGAGGAGCACAAGCGCAAGGGATACTGGAGCTGA
- a CDS encoding phosphoglycerate kinase, producing the protein MKVRSIDQLELTGKRVLIRVDFNVPMDKEGNVTDNTRLQAALPTIRHAVMSGAKTILLSHLGRPKGKKVPEMSLAPAARRLSSLMGKEVTFVPDCVGPDTEKAVAAMRPGDVLLLENVRYYADEEKNDEGFGKKLAALCDVYVNDAFATAHRGHSSNVAIVKFVMEKAAGMLMKNEITYFEKALVDPARPLVAVFGGAKISGKIEAINNVLGKVDKILIGGAMANTFFAAKGLEVGKSLFEAEMLETAKQVLANAAGRKVKLYLPVDVVVADRLDPSASVKPVPVEEIPPGWIAADVGPATSLLFKEALHGARTIVWNGPLGAFEMGPFASGTFSLMRALAESDAITIVGGGDTDTALHKAGLFSRMSYVSTGGGAFLELLEGKRLPGIVALEE; encoded by the coding sequence ATGAAGGTGCGCTCCATCGACCAGCTGGAACTGACCGGCAAGCGCGTTCTGATCCGCGTCGACTTCAACGTGCCAATGGACAAGGAAGGGAACGTCACCGACAACACCCGCCTCCAGGCGGCGCTCCCCACGATCCGGCACGCCGTGATGAGCGGGGCGAAGACGATCCTTCTATCCCACCTGGGGCGCCCCAAGGGGAAGAAGGTCCCGGAGATGAGCCTCGCGCCCGCCGCCCGACGGCTCTCCTCCCTCATGGGAAAAGAGGTGACCTTCGTGCCGGACTGCGTAGGTCCCGATACCGAAAAAGCCGTCGCGGCGATGCGGCCGGGCGACGTCCTGCTGCTGGAAAACGTCCGCTATTATGCCGATGAAGAGAAGAACGACGAGGGCTTCGGGAAGAAGCTGGCGGCTCTTTGCGACGTCTATGTGAACGACGCCTTCGCCACCGCGCACCGGGGCCACTCCTCGAACGTCGCGATCGTGAAGTTCGTGATGGAGAAGGCCGCGGGGATGCTGATGAAGAACGAGATAACCTATTTCGAGAAGGCGCTCGTCGATCCGGCGAGACCTCTCGTCGCGGTGTTCGGGGGTGCGAAGATCTCCGGCAAGATCGAAGCGATCAACAACGTTCTGGGCAAGGTGGACAAGATCCTCATCGGCGGCGCGATGGCGAACACCTTCTTCGCCGCGAAGGGGCTCGAGGTGGGCAAGTCGCTCTTCGAGGCCGAAATGCTGGAGACGGCGAAGCAGGTCCTGGCCAACGCGGCGGGCCGCAAGGTGAAGCTCTACCTACCGGTGGACGTGGTGGTCGCCGATCGTCTCGACCCTTCGGCGTCAGTGAAGCCCGTTCCGGTGGAGGAGATCCCCCCGGGCTGGATCGCGGCGGACGTCGGGCCCGCGACCTCCCTCCTGTTCAAGGAAGCGCTCCATGGGGCGCGCACGATCGTCTGGAACGGGCCGCTGGGCGCCTTCGAGATGGGGCCGTTCGCAAGCGGAACCTTTTCCCTTATGCGCGCGCTGGCGGAAAGCGACGCGATCACCATCGTCGGGGGCGGCGACACCGATACGGCGCTCCACAAGGCCGGGCTTTTCTCGCGTATGTCCTACGTTTCCACGGGCGGCGGGGCGTTTCTCGAACTTCTCGAAGGGAAACGGCTGCCGGGGATCGTCGCGCTGGAAGAGTAA
- a CDS encoding HAMP domain-containing protein, translated as MTRPVPLLSGKGLQFQFILVTTCAIIAMMTALGYLAVEREKSIMYAEAEKQGRLLGETLAIPIINDLIYEKLGLVEEGGLIDNYTAEVFHRKETDLIYVAILDEEGKVISHNDITEYGKVYSDDMTRRILAAELTTVQRFSRDGHNALDFGVPLSIGTKRWGTLKFGISLEKVEREILAMVKRIAALTVFLLLGGFVIVVLLSRRFISPITRLADTMERARGDFLDLKVDVKGSDEIAVLGERFNGMIERIRQANEELKKTHEKLVQSEKLASIGVLAAGVAHEINNPLGGIFNCLQMLKKNGADTGLREKYLDLVREGMDRIEATVGKLLWMSRKKERALAEVNVRNAVEEAYAFLRYKISDGRIAFRNEVPGELRFTFDAHDLQQLLLNLLINAVHAMSADGVLTVRAAVHDSLVAIDIIDTGAGIPPENLGRVFDPFFSTKPAGEGTGLGLWLAYEVVRSYGGEIAVESETGKGSRFTMRFPAGEAT; from the coding sequence ATGACTCGCCCGGTCCCTCTGTTATCGGGGAAAGGGCTTCAGTTTCAATTCATTCTCGTAACGACGTGCGCGATCATAGCGATGATGACCGCGCTGGGCTACCTGGCCGTAGAGAGGGAAAAGAGCATCATGTATGCGGAAGCGGAGAAACAGGGGCGGTTGCTCGGCGAGACGCTCGCGATACCCATCATCAACGACCTCATATACGAGAAGCTGGGGCTGGTCGAAGAGGGCGGGCTAATCGACAATTACACGGCGGAGGTCTTCCACCGGAAGGAGACGGACCTTATCTACGTGGCGATCCTTGACGAGGAAGGCAAGGTTATCTCTCACAACGACATTACAGAATACGGGAAGGTATATTCGGACGATATGACACGGAGGATACTCGCCGCGGAGCTGACCACCGTTCAGCGATTTTCCAGGGACGGCCACAATGCGCTGGACTTCGGAGTTCCCCTCTCGATCGGGACGAAACGGTGGGGGACCCTGAAATTCGGGATCTCCCTCGAGAAGGTCGAGCGCGAAATCCTCGCCATGGTGAAGAGGATCGCGGCGCTGACCGTGTTTCTTCTGCTGGGCGGTTTCGTCATCGTCGTTCTTTTGAGCAGGCGGTTCATTAGCCCCATAACCAGGCTTGCCGACACCATGGAAAGGGCGCGCGGAGATTTCCTCGACCTGAAGGTGGACGTAAAGGGGAGCGACGAGATCGCCGTTCTCGGCGAGCGGTTCAACGGCATGATCGAAAGGATCCGGCAGGCGAACGAGGAACTGAAAAAGACGCATGAAAAGCTGGTGCAATCGGAGAAGCTCGCGTCCATCGGAGTCCTTGCGGCGGGCGTCGCCCACGAGATCAACAACCCGCTGGGCGGAATCTTCAATTGCCTCCAGATGCTGAAAAAAAACGGCGCGGACACGGGCCTCAGGGAGAAATACCTGGATCTCGTCAGGGAGGGGATGGACAGGATCGAGGCGACGGTCGGCAAGCTGCTGTGGATGTCCCGCAAGAAGGAGCGCGCCCTCGCCGAGGTGAATGTGCGGAACGCCGTCGAAGAGGCATACGCCTTCCTGAGGTACAAGATAAGCGACGGCCGGATCGCATTCAGGAACGAGGTTCCCGGGGAGCTGCGCTTCACGTTCGATGCGCACGATCTCCAGCAGCTTCTTCTCAACCTGTTGATAAACGCGGTCCACGCCATGAGCGCCGACGGGGTGCTGACGGTCAGGGCCGCCGTGCACGACTCGCTCGTCGCCATCGATATCATCGACACCGGCGCCGGAATCCCGCCGGAAAACCTCGGGAGGGTCTTCGACCCCTTCTTTTCCACCAAGCCCGCAGGGGAGGGGACCGGCCTCGGCCTCTGGCTCGCATACGAAGTCGTCCGCAGCTACGGCGGGGAGATCGCCGTCGAAAGCGAAACGGGAAAGGGGAGCCGGTTCACCATGCGATTCCCGGCGGGGGAGGCAACATGA
- the phnD gene encoding phosphate/phosphite/phosphonate ABC transporter substrate-binding protein, with translation MGLVARAFPRRFIIRNASAFFETIVFLLFFLAVSSLVAPSVYAARQAPIRIGVSSMITPVDTVRYYQEIIEYIGNRIGQPVQMVHRRTYDEMDRLLERGEVKIAFICSAPYVKDREKFGVELLVAPRVNGSLRYHSYVIVHIDSQIRAFPELKGKAFAFTDPKSNTGKIYPTYLLKTMGFTPERFFGRIHYSYSHNKSVEMVAKRIAEGAAVDSIVYEHMRRTGSPYVRQTKIIKRSPPFGIPPVVVATDVDPILKKKVRDAFLAMEKDPKGKAILDAMMIDGFAEISDKDYDGIREMDRAIAGIVSAPKKTGDRRTVRFGIIPRDNPRILYEKYQPLIDYLSRKTPYSYEIVLKRNYAETVGALVNGETDVALLGPLTYLEARARSDVRCILKPRGVDGSAQNRSVIIKRKGAPMNSPSDLKGRSVAFASSKSTSGNLVPRYLLAESGIHLGDLKGYANFDFHDSVVKAVLKGRFDAGAVRESVAKKYLGLGIETIAVSEAIPTGPLVAGKNVSPTVVETIRKALLGLNPSEDEGRKVLKRLDEDLKNGFTEASERDYENIRLQINAVPRACGMGCHPNIRL, from the coding sequence ATGGGTCTTGTCGCCCGTGCGTTTCCCCGCCGGTTCATCATCCGGAACGCTTCCGCCTTTTTCGAAACAATCGTTTTCCTCCTCTTTTTCCTCGCTGTCTCATCTCTTGTCGCTCCTTCCGTATACGCCGCCCGGCAGGCGCCGATCCGGATCGGTGTATCCTCCATGATCACGCCGGTCGACACTGTCAGGTATTACCAGGAAATCATCGAATACATCGGGAACAGGATCGGACAGCCCGTTCAGATGGTCCACAGGAGGACGTATGACGAGATGGACAGGCTCCTCGAAAGGGGCGAGGTCAAGATAGCGTTCATCTGTTCCGCTCCTTATGTCAAGGACCGGGAGAAATTCGGAGTCGAACTCCTGGTTGCGCCGAGGGTGAACGGAAGCCTGCGGTACCACTCGTACGTCATCGTCCACATCGACAGCCAGATAAGGGCATTCCCGGAACTAAAGGGTAAGGCATTCGCCTTCACCGACCCGAAATCCAATACCGGCAAGATCTACCCCACCTATCTTCTGAAGACGATGGGGTTCACCCCGGAAAGGTTTTTCGGAAGAATTCACTACAGCTACAGCCATAACAAGTCCGTCGAGATGGTGGCGAAAAGGATCGCGGAAGGAGCGGCGGTAGACAGCATCGTATACGAGCACATGCGGAGGACCGGTTCGCCTTACGTCAGGCAGACGAAAATCATCAAACGTTCCCCTCCTTTCGGAATCCCTCCGGTGGTTGTCGCAACGGATGTCGATCCCATCCTCAAGAAAAAGGTAAGGGACGCATTTCTCGCGATGGAGAAGGATCCGAAGGGCAAAGCGATCCTCGACGCCATGATGATCGACGGATTCGCCGAAATTTCCGACAAGGACTATGACGGGATTCGGGAGATGGACCGGGCCATCGCGGGCATCGTGTCGGCGCCGAAAAAAACCGGCGACCGCAGGACGGTGCGGTTCGGGATCATCCCGAGGGACAACCCCAGGATCCTTTACGAAAAGTACCAGCCCCTCATCGATTACCTGTCGAGGAAGACGCCGTATTCCTACGAGATCGTGCTGAAAAGAAACTATGCGGAGACCGTGGGCGCTCTCGTGAACGGAGAAACGGACGTCGCCTTGCTGGGTCCGTTGACCTACCTCGAGGCCCGGGCGAGAAGCGACGTCAGGTGCATCCTGAAACCTCGTGGGGTAGACGGTAGTGCACAGAACAGGAGCGTGATCATCAAGCGGAAAGGCGCTCCCATGAACAGCCCTTCCGACCTGAAGGGGAGGAGCGTCGCCTTCGCATCGTCAAAATCGACATCCGGGAACCTTGTTCCCCGCTATCTCCTGGCCGAAAGTGGCATCCATCTGGGGGACCTGAAGGGATATGCTAATTTCGATTTCCACGATTCCGTGGTAAAGGCCGTTCTCAAGGGACGGTTCGATGCGGGGGCCGTGCGGGAATCGGTGGCGAAGAAATATCTTGGGCTTGGCATAGAGACCATCGCCGTATCCGAGGCCATACCGACGGGGCCGCTTGTCGCCGGAAAGAACGTATCTCCCACGGTCGTTGAAACGATAAGGAAGGCCCTTCTCGGCCTGAACCCTTCCGAGGACGAGGGGAGAAAGGTATTGAAGCGCCTCGATGAAGACCTGAAGAACGGTTTTACCGAGGCGTCGGAAAGGGATTACGAAAATATACGGTTGCAGATCAACGCGGTTCCGCGGGCATGCGGCATGGGATGCCATCCGAATATCAGGCTATGA